One genomic window of Clostridioides sp. ES-S-0054-01 includes the following:
- a CDS encoding aminopeptidase, giving the protein MSLKYEFKNAWDVERKENTTEQIMQYSRDYMDFLSKSKTERLSVKEIIKLAKENSYISIDEAMEKGSISCGDKIYVINKEKAVALFVIGKNYIEKGMKIIGSHIDSPRLDLKPNPLYQEGNLGFFKTHYYGGIKKYQWTAVPLALHGIVILNDGTKVDISIGEEDNDPVFCVTDLLIHLAGDQMQKKLSEGISGEALNILIGNIPLDDEEKEPITANILKILNEKYGIVEEDLLSAEIEVVPAGKARDLGFDRSMVLGYGHDDRVCSYAAVKAILETEQPEFTSVALCVDKEEIGSKGNTGMHSKFFENTVAELIALEGDYCDIKVRRALANSKVLSADVSAGYDPNFGEAYEKRNSAYMGNGLVLTKYTGSRGKSGCNDANAEFMSEVKRIFNKGNVVWQTAELGKVDQGGGGTIAHILANQGAEVIDCGVGVLNMHAPHEIVSKVDIYEMYKGYKAFFNINL; this is encoded by the coding sequence TATGGATTTTTTAAGTAAGTCAAAGACTGAAAGGCTTTCAGTAAAAGAAATTATAAAATTGGCTAAAGAAAATAGTTATATTTCAATAGATGAAGCTATGGAAAAAGGAAGTATAAGTTGTGGTGACAAGATTTATGTTATAAATAAAGAAAAAGCAGTAGCACTTTTTGTAATAGGTAAAAATTATATAGAAAAGGGTATGAAGATTATAGGAAGTCATATAGATTCACCAAGATTAGATTTAAAACCAAATCCGCTGTATCAAGAGGGTAATCTAGGCTTTTTTAAGACTCATTATTATGGTGGAATAAAAAAATATCAGTGGACAGCTGTTCCACTTGCTTTACATGGTATAGTTATACTAAATGATGGAACAAAAGTTGATATATCTATTGGGGAAGAAGATAATGACCCAGTATTTTGTGTAACTGATTTATTGATTCATTTAGCTGGAGACCAAATGCAAAAGAAACTATCTGAAGGAATTAGTGGTGAAGCTCTAAATATATTGATTGGTAATATTCCTTTAGATGATGAAGAAAAAGAGCCTATAACAGCAAATATATTAAAGATTTTAAATGAGAAGTACGGTATAGTTGAAGAAGATTTATTAAGTGCTGAAATTGAAGTAGTTCCGGCTGGTAAAGCAAGAGATTTAGGATTTGATAGGTCAATGGTGTTGGGATATGGGCATGATGATAGAGTATGTTCATACGCTGCTGTAAAAGCTATACTAGAAACTGAACAACCAGAATTTACCTCAGTTGCATTATGTGTAGATAAAGAAGAAATTGGTTCTAAAGGTAATACAGGTATGCACTCAAAGTTTTTTGAAAATACTGTGGCTGAACTAATTGCTTTAGAAGGAGATTATTGTGATATTAAAGTAAGAAGGGCTTTAGCAAATAGTAAGGTACTATCAGCTGATGTTTCTGCTGGATATGACCCAAATTTTGGAGAAGCATATGAAAAGAGAAATTCTGCATATATGGGAAATGGACTAGTCTTAACTAAGTATACAGGTTCAAGAGGAAAGAGTGGATGTAATGATGCTAATGCTGAATTTATGTCAGAAGTAAAAAGAATTTTTAATAAAGGAAATGTAGTATGGCAAACTGCTGAACTTGGAAAGGTAGACCAAGGAGGAGGCGGAACTATAGCCCATATATTAGCAAATCAAGGTGCAGAGGTTATAGATTGTGGTGTTGGAGTTTTAAATATGCATGCACCACATGAGATTGTCTCTAAAGTAGATATATATGAAATGTATAAGGGATATAAGGCATTTTTTAATATCAATTTATAA
- a CDS encoding GntR family transcriptional regulator has product MDEKKQKKEMDLEVNSFVPLYQQLYDNIKKQIASGIYKPGDKLPSEGDLCKEFNISRITVRNALNELVKEDILCKKRGKGTYVTIPERIEATCAGNSFTNSCHRINAKPSTKIISVLIKKADKQVAEALSIELEEKVICIKRLRLIDEVPVIFEVDYFRIDYMFLLKEELEDKSLMEVISNNISTLPKRVENIFEVKHSTKEYSDHLKCASNMPLLKVRQSVYTENNDVLYYNEQFIRSDKYKYAVSAEI; this is encoded by the coding sequence ATGGATGAAAAGAAACAAAAAAAAGAAATGGATTTAGAAGTAAATTCCTTTGTTCCTTTATATCAACAACTATATGACAACATAAAAAAACAGATAGCATCTGGTATATATAAACCAGGAGATAAACTTCCCTCTGAAGGAGACTTATGCAAAGAATTTAATATAAGTCGTATAACTGTGAGAAATGCACTTAATGAACTTGTGAAAGAAGATATATTATGTAAAAAACGTGGTAAAGGAACTTATGTAACAATACCAGAGAGAATAGAAGCAACATGTGCAGGAAATAGTTTTACTAATTCTTGTCATCGTATTAATGCAAAACCAAGTACTAAAATAATCTCTGTTTTAATAAAAAAAGCTGATAAGCAAGTGGCTGAAGCTTTAAGTATTGAACTAGAAGAGAAGGTAATATGTATTAAAAGACTTAGATTAATAGATGAAGTACCTGTTATCTTTGAAGTTGACTATTTTAGAATCGATTACATGTTTTTATTAAAAGAAGAACTAGAAGATAAGTCTTTAATGGAAGTTATATCTAATAATATAAGTACATTACCTAAGCGTGTAGAAAATATATTTGAAGTGAAACATTCAACCAAAGAATATTCTGACCATCTTAAATGTGCAAGTAACATGCCACTATTGAAAGTAAGACAATCAGTGTATACAGAAAATAATGATGTTTTATATTACAATGAACAATTTATAAGAAGTGATAAGTACAAATATGCAGTGTCAGCAGAAATATAA
- a CDS encoding PTS mannose transporter subunit IIC, producing the protein MRKIILASHGDFSKGLLDSVKMIVGDLADCVSSYGLYPGQSASDFALELEKTILENKECEYIILSDLYGASVCTAMLRLTNLHNVKLFSGMNLNMVLELLTSFSDALTVEDMDQLVEEARRGIQSVTLQIKEEEEVF; encoded by the coding sequence ATGAGAAAGATAATATTGGCATCTCATGGAGACTTTTCAAAAGGACTTTTAGATTCAGTAAAAATGATAGTAGGAGATTTAGCAGATTGTGTTAGTTCGTATGGTTTGTATCCTGGGCAAAGTGCTTCAGATTTTGCTTTAGAATTAGAAAAAACAATATTAGAAAATAAAGAATGTGAATATATAATTTTATCTGATTTATATGGGGCGAGTGTATGTACAGCAATGTTAAGATTAACCAATTTACATAATGTTAAGTTATTTTCTGGAATGAATTTGAATATGGTATTAGAACTTCTTACAAGCTTTTCTGATGCATTAACAGTTGAAGATATGGACCAGTTAGTGGAAGAAGCTAGAAGGGGAATACAAAGTGTGACGTTACAAATTAAAGAAGAAGAAGAGGTATTTTAG
- a CDS encoding membrane biogenesis protein, with translation MEKKGILSVFKNKKPIIAMIHLKGDTPEDIFERAKKEITIFEENGVDGIMLENYYGNYYDLERILEYVSKANLSIPYGVNCLNVDTMGFELATKYNASYIQVDSVVGHVKPRDEATLEEFFKLQRSKCPAYLIGGVRFKYQPVLSENNIEEDLKIGMTRCDAIAVTENATGQETSMEKIELFRKNLGDFPLVIAAGVTLENAKKQLELGDMAIIGSYFKDNYKDFGDVSVKHVKTFMDEIKKIREEL, from the coding sequence ATGGAAAAAAAGGGAATATTATCAGTATTTAAAAATAAAAAGCCGATTATAGCAATGATACACTTAAAAGGAGATACTCCGGAAGATATCTTTGAAAGAGCTAAAAAAGAGATTACAATTTTTGAGGAAAATGGTGTAGATGGGATAATGCTAGAAAATTACTATGGTAATTACTATGATTTAGAAAGAATACTTGAGTATGTATCAAAAGCTAATTTGTCAATACCATATGGAGTAAACTGCTTAAATGTTGATACTATGGGATTTGAACTGGCAACAAAATATAATGCTAGCTATATACAAGTTGATTCTGTAGTAGGTCATGTTAAACCTAGAGATGAGGCTACTTTAGAAGAATTTTTTAAATTACAGCGTTCAAAATGCCCAGCGTATTTAATTGGAGGTGTACGTTTTAAATACCAACCAGTATTATCAGAAAATAATATTGAAGAAGATTTAAAAATAGGGATGACAAGATGTGATGCTATAGCAGTTACAGAAAACGCTACAGGGCAAGAAACATCAATGGAAAAAATAGAACTGTTTCGTAAAAATCTAGGGGATTTCCCACTAGTTATAGCTGCTGGAGTTACATTAGAAAATGCCAAAAAACAGCTTGAACTAGGAGATATGGCAATAATAGGAAGTTACTTTAAAGATAATTACAAAGATTTTGGGGATGTTAGTGTAAAACACGTGAAAACATTCATGGATGAAATAAAAAAAATTAGGGAGGAATTATAA
- a CDS encoding PTS sugar transporter subunit IIB has protein sequence MIKLVRVDHRLIHGQVAFTWTKFLSTDCILIASDKLLKDELRMAGLRMAKPSNVKLVMKSIADSIKALNSGVTDKYNLLILCESVEDVYRLAKEVKAIKSINLGGTKSDDNRENISKAVHVSKDDINMIKELDSEGVNVFVQLVPDDDVTNVMKLI, from the coding sequence ATGATTAAATTAGTAAGAGTAGACCACAGACTTATACATGGACAAGTAGCATTTACATGGACAAAGTTTTTAAGTACAGACTGTATATTGATAGCAAGTGATAAACTATTAAAGGATGAATTAAGAATGGCAGGGCTTAGAATGGCTAAACCATCTAATGTTAAGCTTGTAATGAAAAGCATAGCAGATTCTATAAAAGCACTTAACTCAGGTGTTACTGATAAATATAATTTATTGATACTTTGTGAATCTGTAGAAGATGTTTATAGACTAGCTAAAGAGGTAAAAGCTATTAAATCTATAAACCTTGGCGGAACAAAATCAGATGATAATCGTGAAAACATATCTAAGGCAGTGCATGTATCAAAAGATGATATAAATATGATTAAAGAATTAGATTCAGAAGGCGTAAATGTATTTGTACAGTTGGTTCCTGATGATGATGTTACGAATGTAATGAAATTAATATAA
- a CDS encoding PTS sugar transporter subunit IIC, with amino-acid sequence MEFTQVILITLIAFFAYMHCFVGSTMHNRPIVVAPLVGLALGNLYTGIVIGSTLELVFMGAFPVGASNPPDFVSGSIIATAFVILTGQDVSAAVVLAVPIATLVLLIDNFLMTVVLTWGAHLADRYAEEGNIEGVERVQLLFGIGNKLILAIIVGIGFSLGVPVIEKILSFIPSYVTHGMDVAAGVIPAIGFAMLARMMLNKKTVAFLLLGFILVAYLNITVTGVALFGLAIALIYVNFVGEKEVVVDDNEF; translated from the coding sequence ATGGAATTTACACAAGTTATTTTGATAACTCTAATTGCATTCTTTGCATATATGCATTGTTTTGTAGGTTCTACAATGCATAATAGACCTATAGTTGTTGCACCACTTGTTGGTTTAGCACTAGGTAATTTATACACAGGTATAGTAATAGGTTCAACATTAGAATTAGTGTTTATGGGTGCATTTCCTGTTGGAGCAAGTAATCCTCCTGATTTTGTATCTGGTTCTATTATTGCAACAGCATTTGTAATATTAACTGGTCAAGATGTATCAGCAGCAGTTGTCCTTGCAGTTCCTATAGCAACTCTAGTATTGCTTATAGATAACTTCTTAATGACAGTAGTACTTACATGGGGGGCTCATCTTGCTGACCGTTATGCAGAAGAAGGGAATATTGAAGGTGTAGAGCGTGTGCAATTATTATTTGGTATAGGAAATAAATTAATATTAGCAATAATAGTAGGTATAGGATTTTCATTAGGTGTTCCAGTAATAGAAAAAATACTTTCATTTATACCATCATATGTAACTCATGGAATGGATGTTGCAGCAGGTGTGATACCAGCAATAGGTTTTGCTATGCTAGCTAGAATGATGCTTAATAAGAAAACAGTAGCATTTTTATTATTAGGATTTATATTGGTTGCTTATCTAAATATAACAGTAACAGGAGTTGCATTATTTGGATTAGCAATAGCTTTAATATATGTTAACTTTGTAGGAGAGAAGGAGGTAGTAGTAGATGACAACGAATTCTAA
- a CDS encoding PTS system mannose/fructose/sorbose family transporter subunit IID, protein MTTNSKKLETISPDSKITRKDFWKCFRRSLTLDSSWNYERMQNIAYAYMMAPIIRRLYKDDKEKKSKALKRHLEFMSVTPHISTLLVGISGAMEEENSKNKEFDANSINAVKSSLMGPVSGIGDSFFWGTLKLIAAGVGIALASQGNIMGPILFLLIINVPHFIIRYICLDKGFKYGTQFFKDVSGSNVVSKVMEAASMLGLMVIGGMTASNVMLKLSVNVGRGEWAEPIQTYLDQIMPCMLPAMIFGIMYWLLGKKVKTTTILISVMIICIVLAAIGVV, encoded by the coding sequence ATGACAACGAATTCTAAGAAGTTAGAGACAATTTCACCAGACAGTAAAATAACTAGGAAAGACTTTTGGAAATGTTTTAGAAGGTCATTGACATTAGATTCATCTTGGAACTATGAACGTATGCAAAATATAGCATATGCATATATGATGGCACCAATAATCCGTAGATTGTATAAAGATGATAAAGAAAAAAAATCTAAGGCTTTAAAAAGACATCTAGAATTTATGTCAGTTACTCCCCATATAAGTACTCTTTTGGTAGGTATATCTGGAGCTATGGAAGAAGAGAATTCAAAGAATAAAGAATTTGATGCAAACAGTATAAATGCTGTTAAATCGAGCTTAATGGGGCCAGTTTCTGGAATAGGAGATTCGTTTTTCTGGGGAACATTAAAGCTTATAGCAGCTGGGGTTGGTATAGCTTTAGCTTCTCAGGGTAATATAATGGGACCGATTTTATTTCTTTTAATAATAAATGTTCCTCATTTTATTATTCGTTATATATGTCTAGATAAAGGATTTAAATATGGAACTCAATTCTTTAAAGATGTGAGTGGTTCAAATGTAGTTTCAAAAGTTATGGAAGCAGCCTCAATGCTAGGTCTTATGGTAATTGGAGGAATGACTGCATCTAATGTAATGTTAAAACTTAGTGTTAATGTAGGTCGTGGAGAATGGGCAGAGCCTATTCAAACTTACCTAGACCAAATAATGCCATGTATGCTTCCAGCTATGATATTCGGTATTATGTATTGGCTATTAGGAAAAAAGGTAAAGACAACTACAATACTAATTTCAGTTATGATTATTTGTATAGTATTAGCTGCTATTGGAGTAGTATAA
- a CDS encoding LysR family transcriptional regulator: protein MDFKQLEVFVAVAKHQSFSKAARELFLTQPTVSAHIQNLERELETVLINRNNKVITLTKSGEILYEHAIYILNNCKRAIYDIKEYSGKIEGIIDIACSSIPETYILPDFMKSFSMSYPDVKFSISHYDSQYAISEILNERISFGLVGSKINNPQIEYLDLLDDELVLITPSDFKIDNKNNYIDIGELAYLNFIMRKEGSGTRNLILSTLNKNNFPVNKLNVIAHVESNEAIKEMVRLGLGVSFISYISAIDYLNSGKIKCYKIKDVDFTRKFFFIYSKKKTFSPLEDKFLNRLCEYFEIII, encoded by the coding sequence ATGGATTTTAAACAACTTGAAGTATTTGTTGCTGTTGCAAAACATCAGAGTTTTTCAAAAGCCGCAAGAGAACTTTTTTTAACTCAACCTACTGTAAGTGCACACATACAAAACTTAGAAAGAGAATTAGAAACTGTACTTATAAATAGAAACAACAAAGTTATTACACTCACAAAATCTGGTGAAATTCTTTATGAACATGCTATATACATATTAAACAACTGCAAACGTGCAATTTATGATATAAAAGAATATTCAGGAAAAATAGAAGGTATTATAGATATAGCATGTAGTTCTATACCTGAAACTTACATTTTACCTGATTTTATGAAGAGTTTTTCTATGAGTTACCCAGATGTAAAATTTTCTATAAGCCATTATGATTCTCAATATGCTATATCAGAAATTTTAAATGAACGAATAAGCTTTGGATTAGTTGGTTCTAAAATCAATAATCCTCAAATAGAGTACCTAGACTTATTAGATGATGAACTTGTTCTTATCACTCCTTCAGATTTTAAAATTGATAATAAAAATAATTACATCGATATAGGAGAATTGGCTTATCTAAATTTTATTATGAGAAAAGAAGGGTCGGGTACAAGAAACTTAATACTAAGCACACTTAATAAAAATAACTTTCCAGTAAATAAATTAAATGTAATAGCTCATGTAGAATCAAATGAAGCTATTAAAGAAATGGTCAGATTAGGTCTTGGCGTATCCTTTATATCGTACATTTCAGCTATTGATTATCTCAATTCAGGCAAAATAAAATGCTATAAAATAAAAGATGTTGATTTTACTAGAAAATTTTTCTTTATTTACTCTAAAAAGAAAACTTTTTCCCCACTAGAAGATAAATTTCTAAACAGATTATGTGAGTATTTCGAAATTATAATATAA
- a CDS encoding molybdopterin molybdotransferase MoeA produces MIELEDAIKIIEKNVLPINRVKRVNLIDAVNKVVAEDIYSTIDSPPFDGSPYDGYAYNANSENRNLKVIGALYAGEVFDSVLNKNEALKIMTGGKIPKGANCVIKKEDVTVIGDMITLNVKLKEYDNYIFKGEDIKKGQLIINKNQNIGYDGIGILASLGISKVTVYDDLKVGILNTGTELQDINEILENGKIYDSNRYTLYSRLLKLGIQADTICNCSDDILELEKKVRDMLQNVDFLITTGGVSVGDKDLIPDVFKKIGATELFWKINIKPGGACYVATLGEKLLFGLSGNPHAAIVVFDNVVVPVIEYLTHKKGIHCIKAIFRGEFNKLSNKDRFVSGKLYTSEGKLYVELNDKKDAKARLSATLRSNCMIKIKKNETIKENQLVDVVIR; encoded by the coding sequence ATGATAGAATTAGAAGATGCCATAAAAATTATTGAAAAAAATGTTTTACCAATAAACAGGGTCAAAAGAGTAAATCTAATAGATGCAGTAAATAAAGTAGTTGCAGAAGATATATATTCAACAATTGATAGTCCTCCATTTGATGGGTCACCATATGATGGTTATGCATATAATGCAAATTCTGAAAATAGAAATTTAAAGGTTATAGGGGCTTTGTATGCAGGAGAAGTGTTTGACAGTGTATTAAATAAAAATGAAGCATTGAAGATAATGACTGGTGGAAAGATACCAAAGGGTGCAAACTGTGTAATAAAAAAAGAAGATGTAACGGTTATAGGTGATATGATAACTTTAAATGTAAAATTAAAGGAATACGATAATTACATATTTAAGGGTGAGGATATAAAAAAGGGACAATTGATTATTAATAAAAATCAGAATATAGGATATGATGGTATTGGGATATTAGCAAGTCTTGGAATATCCAAAGTAACTGTTTATGATGATTTAAAAGTTGGAATTTTGAATACAGGAACAGAGCTACAAGATATAAATGAGATTTTAGAGAATGGTAAGATATACGATAGCAATAGATATACCTTATATTCAAGACTATTAAAACTTGGGATACAAGCAGATACAATATGCAATTGTTCTGATGATATATTGGAGTTAGAAAAAAAGGTAAGGGATATGTTACAGAATGTAGATTTCTTAATTACCACAGGTGGTGTTTCTGTTGGAGATAAAGATTTAATTCCAGATGTATTCAAAAAAATAGGGGCAACAGAATTATTTTGGAAGATAAACATTAAACCTGGTGGTGCTTGTTATGTAGCTACATTGGGAGAAAAACTATTGTTTGGTCTTTCTGGCAATCCACATGCAGCAATCGTGGTATTTGATAATGTGGTAGTTCCTGTTATTGAGTATTTGACACATAAAAAAGGAATTCATTGTATAAAAGCTATATTTAGAGGAGAATTTAATAAACTTTCAAATAAAGATAGATTTGTAAGTGGAAAACTATATACAAGTGAAGGTAAATTGTATGTAGAGCTAAATGATAAGAAAGATGCCAAAGCGAGATTATCTGCAACTCTAAGAAGTAATTGTATGATTAAGATTAAAAAGAATGAAACAATAAAAGAAAATCAATTGGTAGATGTTGTTATTAGATAG
- the mobB gene encoding molybdopterin-guanine dinucleotide biosynthesis protein B yields MLLLDSFMKGHNFMYNILSVVSYSGVGKTTLIEGIIKELNKKGYRVGVIKHTCHDFDMDEEGKDTYKHRKSGARKVCIISDKRVAYIEELKDKNPLYKMIKLYEDMDLIIVEGYKNYRFKRLEVTRKDKYEDILSNKSDLIGIVSDIEYNLNIEQFDLNDYKNISKYIESCIKNDILSVSNVEIRNILKE; encoded by the coding sequence ATGTTGTTATTAGATAGTTTTATGAAAGGACACAATTTTATGTATAATATATTGTCAGTTGTCTCCTATTCAGGAGTAGGTAAAACTACGTTGATTGAAGGCATAATAAAAGAATTAAATAAAAAAGGGTATCGTGTTGGAGTTATTAAACATACATGTCACGATTTCGATATGGATGAGGAAGGAAAAGATACTTACAAACATAGAAAATCTGGGGCAAGAAAAGTCTGTATAATATCAGATAAACGAGTAGCATATATTGAAGAACTAAAAGATAAGAATCCATTATATAAAATGATTAAATTATATGAAGATATGGACTTAATTATCGTAGAAGGATATAAAAACTATAGGTTTAAAAGATTGGAAGTAACTAGAAAAGATAAATATGAGGATATTTTATCTAATAAGTCTGATTTAATAGGTATTGTCAGTGATATAGAATATAACTTGAATATTGAACAGTTTGATTTAAATGACTATAAAAATATATCAAAGTACATAGAGTCTTGTATAAAAAATGATATTTTAAGTGTAAGTAATGTTGAAATAAGGAACATACTAAAAGAATAA
- a CDS encoding PTS sugar transporter subunit IIB, translating into MKKILVACGAGIATSTIVCDRVERLVKENNIQAEVVQCKVAECVTKQEGADLIVSTTILPTTYDIPSIKATGYITGINTTALDKKILNALK; encoded by the coding sequence ATGAAAAAAATATTGGTAGCATGTGGAGCAGGAATCGCAACATCAACAATAGTTTGTGACAGAGTAGAAAGATTGGTTAAAGAAAATAATATACAAGCAGAAGTTGTACAATGTAAAGTCGCTGAATGTGTAACAAAACAAGAAGGTGCTGATTTAATAGTATCCACTACTATACTACCGACAACTTATGATATACCTTCAATAAAGGCAACAGGATATATAACAGGTATAAATACGACAGCATTAGATAAAAAGATATTGAATGCATTGAAATAG
- a CDS encoding ABC transporter ATP-binding protein, translated as MIKQFVKYYKPYKKIFTLDLIAAFLFSLCDLVYPMITRNIMDDVVPNKNLRMLVVFAVALILIFIAKAGLNYFMQYWGHVIGVDMQADMRNEVFTHLQRLPNTYFDNNKSGVTMSRIVNDLMDITELAHHGPEDLFISIVMLLGSFFILIDINIPLTLIIFAILPFIIWFAIAKKDKMNIAFMKSRVTIGDVNATLENSIAGMKVTKSFCTEKEELNKFVRSNKLFRRARQDSYKVMAEYYSGMNLYMDTLEWVAVIAGGYFTYIGKITLGDFAAYILYVKMFIQPMKKLINFTEQYQNGMTGFKRFIEIMEQDHQKEAKNPIELENVKGDIEIENISFTYEDKTQVLDNLSLSIKAGKTIALVGPSGGGKTTLCNLLPRFYEFDKGDIKIDGKSIRDVSLKSLRKNIGIVQQDVFLFTGTIRDNILCGNPNATDEEMIAAAKKARIHDFVETLPDGYDTYIGERGVKLSGGQKQRISISRIFLKNPPIIILDEATSALDNVTEREIQESLEELSKDRTNLVVAHRLTTIKNADEIIVLTDKGIEERGTHEELVNKNGVYSRLHNN; from the coding sequence ATGATAAAACAATTTGTCAAATATTATAAGCCATATAAGAAAATTTTTACACTAGACCTTATAGCAGCTTTTTTATTTTCCTTATGTGATTTAGTTTATCCTATGATAACTAGAAATATAATGGATGACGTTGTTCCAAATAAAAACTTAAGAATGTTAGTAGTTTTTGCAGTAGCACTTATACTTATATTTATAGCAAAAGCAGGGCTTAACTATTTTATGCAGTATTGGGGACATGTTATTGGTGTGGATATGCAAGCCGATATGAGAAATGAAGTATTTACACACTTACAAAGACTTCCAAATACGTATTTTGATAATAACAAATCTGGAGTAACTATGTCTAGAATAGTAAATGACTTAATGGATATAACAGAACTTGCACATCATGGACCTGAAGATTTATTTATTTCTATAGTAATGTTGCTTGGTTCATTCTTTATACTTATAGATATAAATATTCCTCTTACCCTTATAATATTTGCTATATTACCATTTATAATTTGGTTTGCAATAGCTAAAAAAGATAAGATGAATATAGCTTTTATGAAAAGTAGGGTTACTATAGGTGATGTAAATGCTACTTTAGAAAATAGTATAGCAGGTATGAAGGTAACTAAGTCTTTTTGTACTGAGAAAGAAGAATTAAATAAGTTTGTAAGAAGCAATAAATTATTTAGAAGAGCAAGACAAGATTCTTATAAAGTAATGGCAGAATACTATTCTGGTATGAATTTATACATGGACACCTTAGAGTGGGTAGCTGTCATAGCTGGTGGTTACTTTACCTATATAGGAAAAATTACTTTGGGTGATTTTGCTGCTTATATACTATATGTAAAAATGTTTATACAACCTATGAAAAAATTAATAAACTTTACAGAACAATATCAAAATGGTATGACAGGTTTTAAAAGATTTATAGAGATAATGGAACAAGACCATCAAAAAGAAGCTAAAAATCCTATTGAACTTGAAAATGTAAAAGGTGATATTGAGATAGAAAATATATCTTTCACATATGAAGATAAGACTCAAGTTTTAGATAATTTGAGTTTATCTATAAAAGCTGGTAAGACTATAGCATTAGTTGGACCTTCTGGAGGAGGAAAGACTACATTATGTAACCTATTGCCAAGATTTTATGAATTTGATAAGGGTGATATAAAAATTGATGGAAAGAGTATAAGAGATGTCAGTTTAAAATCATTGAGAAAAAATATAGGTATAGTTCAACAGGATGTGTTTTTATTTACAGGAACTATAAGAGATAATATTCTTTGTGGAAACCCTAATGCTACAGATGAAGAAATGATAGCTGCTGCTAAAAAAGCTAGGATACATGACTTTGTAGAGACTTTGCCAGATGGATATGATACTTATATAGGAGAAAGAGGAGTAAAATTATCGGGTGGACAAAAACAAAGAATTTCAATTTCAAGAATCTTTTTAAAGAATCCTCCAATAATAATATTGGATGAGGCTACATCTGCTTTGGACAATGTAACAGAAAGAGAAATTCAAGAGTCTTTAGAAGAATTAAGTAAAGATAGAACAAATTTAGTTGTTGCACATAGATTGACTACTATAAAAAATGCTGACGAAATCATAGTGTTGACGGATAAAGGAATTGAAGAAAGAGGCACTCATGAAGAGTTGGTAAATAAAAATGGAGTATATAGTAGGTTACACAATAACTAG